The DNA window TCAAATACGTATCGTCGCCGAAGGTGATTCAGCGCATCGACGCGGGGAAGGTCCGTGAAGTGGGCCGCGACCAGACCATCAACGACGAACAGGTAATTACGATGCAGCCCGATTTGCTGATGGCGATGGGGAGCCCCACGGCCCGGCTCGACCATTACCGTACCATCCGGGGTGCGGGCGTGCCGGTGCTGATCAACTCGGAATGGGTGGAGACAACGCCACTGGGCCGGGCTGAATGGGTGAAACTGCTGGCTGCGCTGCTCAACAAAGAAACGCTCGTCAACCAGAAATTCGCGAAGGTCGAGCAGGAATACAACCGGCTGGCTACGCTGACGAAGCCGGTTGCCAGCAAGCCGACGATTATCAGCGGCATGAACAGCAAGGACGCCTGGTTCGTACCCGACGGCGACAGCTACATGACCCGCTTTTTTCTGGATGCCGGAGGAAAATATCCGTGGGTGAACCGCCGGGCAACGGGTAGCCTACCGCTCAATTTTGAAGCCGTGTACCCCGTCGCCCTAACGGCCGACTACTGGCTCAACGTGGGGATGATGTCGGTCGATTCGAAGCAGAGTGTACTGGCCAAAGACGCGCGCTACGCCGATTTCAAAGCTTTCAAAACCGGACGACTGTACAGCTATACCAAACGGGTCAACAGTCGGG is part of the Spirosoma rhododendri genome and encodes:
- a CDS encoding ABC transporter substrate-binding protein, which produces MQRKPRIAAWFVCLLFGLSTSSVSYTVTAKPAPKSAVPARPQVAIRYAKGFTIRYSGPYKFVSIMSPFDKSVDTVRYVLVPRGTPAPKGYAASQVIDIPLRSIVAMSSMHVGLAEFLGAEDLIVGLGNLKYVSSPKVIQRIDAGKVREVGRDQTINDEQVITMQPDLLMAMGSPTARLDHYRTIRGAGVPVLINSEWVETTPLGRAEWVKLLAALLNKETLVNQKFAKVEQEYNRLATLTKPVASKPTIISGMNSKDAWFVPDGDSYMTRFFLDAGGKYPWVNRRATGSLPLNFEAVYPVALTADYWLNVGMMSVDSKQSVLAKDARYADFKAFKTGRLYSYTKRVNSRGSNDFWESGAVNPHLVLADLIRILHPDLLPKHQLVYYQQLK